Proteins encoded in a region of the Anoxybacillus amylolyticus genome:
- a CDS encoding PRC-barrel domain-containing protein, with the protein MKRSAQIMGLPIISISDGVQIGTVKTLVINPEKGSVDFLTIEQEDVQFSLKAIPFKKVVGIGEFAVTVDDHSAVIDLAEIPIANQLVNKQIRIKNTKAMTRKGQLLGEVTEFFVDEETGEIIGVELTTSDRQAALPAEFVLTYGKDILIVNENAASALVEEAELLWKSESLDQVLATEEKRAETGVVKEKDALQALREKQIEILQGKRVMKDIVDANGNVLIAAGTVLTVDDIVKAQEAGPSVIIDVSMNVDA; encoded by the coding sequence ATGAAACGTAGTGCACAAATTATGGGGCTTCCAATCATCAGTATTTCCGACGGGGTTCAAATCGGAACAGTCAAAACGTTAGTCATTAATCCAGAAAAAGGATCCGTTGACTTTTTGACGATTGAACAAGAGGACGTTCAATTTAGCTTAAAGGCGATTCCGTTTAAAAAAGTCGTCGGTATTGGCGAATTTGCGGTGACGGTAGATGACCATAGTGCCGTCATTGATTTAGCAGAAATTCCGATTGCGAACCAACTTGTGAATAAACAAATTCGCATTAAAAACACGAAAGCGATGACACGAAAAGGTCAGCTACTTGGTGAAGTGACGGAATTTTTTGTTGATGAAGAAACAGGTGAAATTATTGGTGTCGAGCTTACCACTTCCGACCGCCAAGCAGCACTCCCTGCGGAATTTGTACTCACCTATGGGAAAGATATTTTAATTGTGAATGAAAACGCGGCTTCCGCACTTGTGGAGGAAGCGGAACTGCTTTGGAAAAGCGAATCATTGGATCAAGTACTAGCAACGGAAGAAAAACGAGCGGAAACGGGAGTCGTAAAAGAAAAAGATGCGCTCCAAGCGTTGCGGGAAAAGCAAATTGAAATTTTGCAAGGAAAACGCGTAATGAAAGATATTGTTGATGCAAACGGCAACGTCCTCATTGCAGCAGGGACGGTATTAACGGTCGACGATATCGTCAAGGCGCAAGAGGCAGGACCGAGTGTCATTATTGACGTATCGATGAACGTCGATGCGTAA
- a CDS encoding type IV pilus modification PilV family protein, translating into MEKKKFIVLHRSKGFTLIEVLASIVILSTVATGIFLFFTNAMKYTTYNQGKTVAVNVARGVLAYMERLDFTALQQYVQTDMATTNKPYTEINASNCRSSLFESEQVCQAIFRPTINNIVYDETRLHVFVIPYNDTTQWDKFVQSPPTEFPASLKKKIAAETIENSDVNLQKYLLKIYVIVRWGDDDDQAEWLEGVIANETIR; encoded by the coding sequence ATGGAGAAAAAGAAATTTATTGTCCTCCATCGATCAAAAGGCTTTACGTTAATTGAAGTGCTAGCGTCGATTGTCATTTTGTCTACCGTCGCGACAGGAATTTTTCTTTTTTTTACAAATGCGATGAAATATACGACATACAACCAAGGGAAAACGGTAGCGGTGAATGTGGCGCGCGGAGTGTTAGCGTATATGGAGCGGCTTGATTTTACAGCGCTACAACAATACGTCCAAACAGATATGGCAACGACAAACAAGCCATACACAGAAATTAATGCGTCCAACTGTCGCTCTTCATTATTTGAAAGCGAGCAAGTATGTCAAGCGATTTTTCGTCCGACAATAAATAACATCGTATACGACGAAACTCGGCTTCATGTGTTTGTTATTCCTTATAACGATACCACCCAATGGGATAAATTCGTTCAATCGCCGCCAACAGAATTTCCTGCATCGCTAAAAAAGAAAATAGCAGCGGAAACGATCGAAAATAGCGATGTAAACTTACAAAAATATTTACTGAAAATATACGTTATCGTGCGCTGGGGAGACGATGACGACCAAGCAGAGTGGCTAGAAGGTGTGATTGCTAATGAAACGATTCGTTAA
- a CDS encoding PilW family protein: MKRFVNNEQGLSLLELLAAVTISFLIVGVMYNVFMSGMKTYQRIGIENELRSESDYMMSIVLNRLYEFAPDGIDTTTTTNTQLVFVNNKQKTIDTRVGLVEEQQTAGKSLPIALQNDHLLIDGQPISSDRLQIISNQSKLSYTCVRQEGNICRSGVVTIVLSVQDSNHNSPSSPLYIRPFTLKTEFGF, translated from the coding sequence ATGAAACGATTCGTTAATAACGAACAAGGATTGTCTTTGCTAGAGTTGCTCGCGGCGGTGACGATTTCTTTTCTTATCGTTGGAGTGATGTACAACGTGTTTATGAGCGGGATGAAAACGTATCAGCGAATCGGAATCGAAAATGAGCTGCGCAGCGAGTCGGATTATATGATGTCGATTGTCTTAAATCGCTTATATGAATTTGCGCCAGACGGGATCGATACAACTACGACGACAAACACTCAACTCGTCTTTGTGAACAATAAACAAAAAACGATTGATACGAGAGTAGGGCTTGTCGAAGAACAACAAACAGCAGGGAAATCTCTCCCGATCGCCTTACAAAACGATCACTTGCTGATTGATGGGCAACCGATTAGTTCGGATCGCCTGCAAATTATTTCGAATCAATCGAAACTCTCGTATACGTGCGTACGCCAAGAAGGGAACATATGCCGAAGTGGGGTTGTAACGATTGTGCTCTCTGTTCAAGACAGCAATCACAATTCGCCAAGTAGCCCGCTTTATATTCGACCGTTTACGTTAAAAACGGAATTTGGGTTTTGA